The Sinorhizobium meliloti genome includes a window with the following:
- a CDS encoding cupin domain-containing protein has protein sequence MKKLIAAASLVILSTAIARAQTIEITPNASAPSALGDAKLFSGHVVVDSLFPANEFTHGTGGHVTFAPGARTAWHTHPAGQMLIVTSGKGWVQQEGGEKREINSGDVVWIPVGVNHWHGATNKTGMGHIAISYMKEGKNVEWGKLVTDEEFVGQVPPRD, from the coding sequence ATGAAGAAACTGATCGCAGCCGCATCGCTTGTCATCCTGTCGACCGCAATTGCTCGTGCACAGACGATCGAGATCACACCGAATGCATCAGCGCCATCCGCGCTAGGCGACGCCAAGCTGTTCAGTGGGCATGTCGTCGTCGACTCGCTGTTTCCGGCGAACGAGTTCACGCACGGCACCGGCGGCCATGTAACCTTCGCACCGGGGGCTCGGACCGCCTGGCACACGCATCCCGCCGGCCAGATGCTGATCGTCACCTCTGGCAAGGGATGGGTGCAGCAGGAAGGCGGCGAAAAGCGGGAGATCAACTCCGGCGATGTCGTCTGGATTCCGGTAGGCGTCAATCACTGGCATGGGGCAACCAACAAGACCGGCATGGGCCACATCGCGATTTCCTACATGAAGGAGGGCAAGAACGTCGAATGGGGCAAGCTCGTCACTGATGAGGAGTTCGTAGGCCAAGTTCCGCCGCGAGATTAA
- a CDS encoding PQQ-dependent sugar dehydrogenase yields MPILPEKRRTGMRKRLICTTLSILVGGCCLSGTSMAQDASTPILDRGEGAWSSSVLADGLDYPWDIVRDGGRLILTEKAGTVVIIEGGNVQRSTLQTSDPLRTEGGAGLLGIALAPDFADSGRAFFYYSYSSGSESANRVVAARFDGNTWRETAVLVDAIPGHRLYNGGRIAIGPDDHLYVTTGWTENYERPQDLQSLAGKVLRLTLAGGVPEDNPFQGSFVYSFGHRNPQGLAWNAEGELFVSEHGQAALDEINLIAPGANYGWPIISGDETQEGMQPPFVHSGGDTWAPSGIAFAGNELLVTALQGRGLYVLDRQARTLQPVVSLGERVRHVLPVGDDLLLITTNRSPRGQGPSKDRLVRLSAQN; encoded by the coding sequence ATGCCCATTTTGCCGGAGAAGAGAAGGACAGGCATGAGGAAGCGACTGATTTGCACCACACTGTCGATCTTAGTGGGGGGATGCTGTCTATCTGGCACATCGATGGCGCAGGATGCCTCCACACCTATCCTGGACCGTGGTGAGGGTGCATGGAGCTCCAGCGTCCTGGCCGACGGCCTTGACTACCCTTGGGACATTGTTCGCGACGGCGGACGGCTGATCCTCACCGAAAAAGCTGGTACCGTCGTGATTATCGAGGGCGGGAACGTTCAGCGGTCCACCCTCCAAACATCCGATCCGCTGAGAACCGAAGGCGGTGCGGGGCTGCTTGGCATCGCGCTTGCGCCGGACTTCGCCGATAGCGGTCGGGCATTCTTCTATTATTCCTATTCATCCGGCTCGGAATCAGCCAACCGGGTCGTTGCCGCCAGATTTGATGGGAACACCTGGCGTGAAACCGCTGTGCTCGTCGATGCCATCCCTGGTCATCGACTATACAATGGCGGCCGCATCGCCATCGGTCCTGACGACCATCTCTATGTCACGACGGGGTGGACCGAAAATTACGAGCGCCCGCAGGATCTCCAAAGTCTCGCCGGAAAAGTTCTCCGCCTGACGCTTGCCGGTGGCGTTCCCGAAGACAATCCGTTTCAGGGCTCGTTCGTGTATTCCTTTGGCCATCGCAATCCGCAAGGTCTGGCATGGAATGCTGAGGGTGAGCTGTTCGTCTCCGAACACGGTCAGGCCGCTCTCGATGAGATCAATCTGATTGCGCCCGGCGCCAATTACGGCTGGCCGATCATCTCGGGCGATGAAACCCAGGAGGGTATGCAGCCGCCGTTCGTCCATTCGGGCGGCGACACCTGGGCGCCGTCGGGAATAGCGTTCGCCGGCAACGAACTCCTGGTAACGGCCCTCCAGGGGCGCGGACTTTATGTGCTCGATCGGCAAGCCCGAACGCTCCAGCCCGTCGTCAGTCTGGGTGAGCGTGTCCGGCATGTGCTTCCAGTCGGCGACGATCTCCTGCTCATCACCACCAATCGATCACCACGAGGACAAGGACCTTCGAAGGACCGACTGGTCAGACTATCCGCGCAGAACTGA
- a CDS encoding aldo/keto reductase: MQKRKLGQGLEVSALSLGCMGYGKARDIPDRPQMIELLRRAVDLGMDFFDTAEVYGPWTNEEMVGEAFAGMRDKVKIATKFGWDIDQSTGEHRGGVNSKPTQIRSAVEGSLKRLRTDFIDLLYQHRVDPDVPMEDVAGTVKDLIAEGKVRYFGLSEAGAESIRRAHAVQPVAALQSEYSLWTREPEAEIIPTLEELGIGLVPFSPLGKGFLTGKIDASTAFAANDFRSQIPRFASEAREANQALVDLIRSVGERPSATPAQVALAWLMAQKPWIVPLFGTRKLERLEENLGALSVTLSDDDLEQIESGAAAIRIEGARYPEEMLRRSGR, encoded by the coding sequence ATGCAAAAGCGCAAACTCGGTCAGGGTCTTGAGGTTTCAGCCCTTTCTCTTGGCTGCATGGGCTATGGAAAGGCCCGCGACATCCCTGACAGGCCACAGATGATCGAACTGCTGCGCAGGGCGGTCGATCTCGGCATGGATTTCTTCGACACCGCGGAGGTCTATGGTCCCTGGACGAATGAAGAAATGGTCGGCGAAGCGTTCGCCGGCATGCGGGACAAGGTGAAGATCGCAACGAAGTTTGGCTGGGACATCGACCAGTCCACTGGAGAGCACCGTGGTGGCGTCAACAGCAAGCCGACCCAGATCCGCAGCGCGGTCGAGGGAAGCCTCAAGCGGCTCCGTACGGACTTTATCGATCTCCTCTACCAGCATCGCGTCGATCCCGACGTGCCGATGGAAGATGTCGCCGGCACGGTTAAGGACCTGATAGCCGAAGGCAAGGTCCGGTATTTCGGGCTGTCGGAGGCTGGTGCGGAGTCGATCCGCCGCGCTCACGCCGTCCAGCCGGTGGCTGCGCTGCAGAGCGAATATTCGCTGTGGACGCGTGAGCCGGAGGCCGAGATCATCCCCACGCTGGAAGAACTCGGCATTGGCCTCGTTCCCTTCAGCCCGCTCGGAAAGGGCTTCCTCACCGGCAAGATCGACGCGAGCACGGCGTTTGCCGCGAACGACTTCCGCAGCCAGATCCCGCGTTTCGCGTCAGAGGCGCGTGAGGCCAATCAGGCGCTTGTCGATCTGATCCGGTCCGTCGGCGAACGCCCTAGTGCGACGCCTGCCCAGGTGGCGCTCGCTTGGCTCATGGCACAGAAGCCGTGGATCGTACCGCTGTTCGGCACGCGCAAGCTCGAACGGCTTGAAGAAAATCTCGGCGCTCTATCGGTGACGCTCTCGGACGACGACCTCGAGCAAATCGAAAGCGGAGCAGCCGCCATCAGGATCGAAGGGGCGCGATACCCTGAGGAGATGTTGCGGCGATCAGGTCGATAG
- a CDS encoding DUF2255 family protein, producing the protein MNIWPTDELRQIAESDDLHIAPFRENGRTYGTLTWIWSVVVDGELYVRGYNGQQSRWYQAAIRQKAGRITAAGMTKEVSFEPVEGAINDQIDEGYRRKYATSRYLAPMIGERARAATVKITPKD; encoded by the coding sequence ATGAACATATGGCCCACGGACGAATTGCGGCAGATCGCCGAAAGCGACGACCTGCACATCGCCCCGTTCCGCGAGAACGGCAGGACCTATGGCACGCTCACCTGGATCTGGTCGGTTGTGGTTGATGGCGAACTCTATGTTCGCGGCTACAACGGCCAACAGTCGCGTTGGTATCAGGCCGCGATCCGTCAGAAGGCGGGCCGCATCACGGCCGCCGGCATGACGAAGGAGGTTTCGTTCGAGCCGGTCGAAGGCGCAATCAACGACCAGATCGATGAAGGCTACCGCCGCAAATACGCCACGAGCCGTTATCTCGCGCCGATGATCGGTGAACGCGCCCGCGCGGCAACCGTAAAAATCACCCCGAAGGATTGA
- a CDS encoding carboxymuconolactone decarboxylase family protein, translating to MKRLIAPLMGVMMMTTSNAGAQQPNVEGRRFSPDQVRSVAPALEQYTQQRLYGDVWQRPGLNRRDRSLVTIAALIARGEAPALTYYADQALENGVKPSEISETITHLAYYSGWGKAMATVGPVSEAFAKRGIGQDQLAAVESTPLPLDEEAEAQRATTVGNQFGSVAPGLVQYTTDYLFRDLWLRPDLAPRDRSLVTIAALISVGQVEQITFHLNKALDNGLSEEQAAEVITHLAFYAGWPNAMSALPVAKAVFEKRRG from the coding sequence ATGAAACGCCTAATCGCACCTCTCATGGGAGTCATGATGATGACCACCTCGAATGCAGGGGCTCAACAGCCCAATGTTGAAGGTCGCCGTTTCTCGCCCGATCAGGTTCGATCGGTGGCGCCCGCCCTCGAGCAGTACACGCAACAACGCCTCTATGGCGACGTCTGGCAGCGCCCCGGCCTCAATCGGCGCGATCGCAGCCTTGTCACGATCGCCGCGCTGATTGCGCGGGGAGAAGCCCCGGCTCTCACCTACTACGCCGATCAAGCGCTTGAGAACGGAGTGAAGCCTTCCGAGATCTCGGAGACGATCACGCATCTGGCGTATTATTCGGGTTGGGGAAAAGCCATGGCCACGGTCGGTCCGGTGAGTGAAGCCTTCGCCAAGCGCGGCATCGGTCAGGATCAGCTCGCCGCCGTCGAATCCACGCCGTTGCCGCTGGACGAAGAGGCGGAAGCACAACGCGCAACCACTGTCGGCAACCAGTTCGGCAGCGTTGCCCCCGGCCTCGTTCAGTACACGACGGACTATCTCTTCCGTGACCTATGGCTGCGCCCCGACCTGGCGCCGCGCGATCGCAGCCTTGTGACAATCGCTGCACTGATCTCAGTTGGCCAGGTCGAACAGATCACCTTCCACCTGAACAAAGCCCTGGACAATGGGCTGAGCGAAGAACAGGCCGCCGAAGTCATCACGCATCTGGCTTTCTACGCAGGCTGGCCCAACGCGATGTCGGCGTTGCCGGTGGCGAAGGCCGTCTTTGAAAAGCGGCGCGGCTAA
- a CDS encoding putative quinol monooxygenase, whose product MGLKRLLIIAASIIAPLPVQQVVAQEAKGPVIRIAELEIDPAQMAAYSAAVKEEMEESMRVEPGVLALYAVSIKGQPHHLRFFEMYADQAAYESHRESPHFRKYVETTKDMITSRKLLETDNFQLSAKLR is encoded by the coding sequence ATGGGTTTGAAAAGGCTTCTCATCATCGCTGCTTCGATCATCGCTCCGCTTCCCGTCCAACAGGTCGTCGCACAGGAGGCGAAGGGTCCCGTGATCCGGATCGCGGAACTAGAAATCGACCCGGCCCAGATGGCCGCCTACTCGGCTGCCGTGAAAGAGGAGATGGAGGAATCCATGCGCGTCGAGCCGGGCGTCCTGGCGCTCTATGCGGTGTCGATCAAGGGCCAGCCCCACCATCTCAGATTCTTCGAGATGTATGCCGATCAGGCCGCCTACGAGTCCCACCGGGAATCTCCGCATTTTAGGAAATACGTCGAGACCACCAAGGACATGATCACGTCCCGCAAGCTTCTCGAGACTGACAACTTCCAGCTAAGCGCCAAGCTGCGTTGA